A single window of Streptomyces cathayae DNA harbors:
- a CDS encoding WXG100 family type VII secretion target codes for MAEGRKLYEAQVEKLQTNVVDRYDSIRQSLVRLQATIDMIEKHWTGQGAIAFDKKQTEINSHMASIGRMLDDFLEGIQLNKADKRKLEDQIEADVAKISVDDLGGKTSALSKY; via the coding sequence ATGGCTGAAGGCCGCAAGCTTTACGAGGCCCAAGTAGAGAAACTCCAGACGAACGTCGTCGACCGGTACGACTCGATCAGGCAGTCTCTCGTTCGACTCCAGGCAACGATCGACATGATCGAGAAGCACTGGACCGGCCAGGGCGCCATCGCCTTCGACAAGAAGCAGACGGAGATCAACAGCCACATGGCCTCGATCGGCCGGATGCTCGACGACTTCCTCGAGGGCATCCAGCTGAACAAGGCCGACAAGCGCAAGCTCGAGGACCAGATCGAGGCCGACGTCGCCAAGATCTCGGTGGACGACCTCGGTGGAAAGACCTCGGCACTCAGCAAGTACTGA
- a CDS encoding S8 family serine peptidase, with translation MKTDEIWKVSTGKGVKVAVIDSGVNPETPSLKGQVLTDEVPRTVAYGATDDYDGHGTTMAELIVGTGAGGGLKGLAPGARIVPYRIVFTDVLKDKAEISKTPSPAEAIRAAADSDAKIINMSFGSPGDNSEVESAVKYAQSKGKLMFASVGNDAERKSLIGYPAAYPYVVGVAASDESGKVAKFSEYGNYVDLAAPGIDMPGWCDATFRSYCDQGGTSAATALTSASAALIWSAHPDWTANQVLASLIDTAGRDWARDDPSVYLGYGLIRPRKVLMDEDFKPVPPGTDPLAKENATGVLDESGDPVASTTSPSPQPPKGTKDTSDDQSSTAAFDTGTSDNTTLWVTLGAAAVVLAIGGGAVAVIRSRRRA, from the coding sequence ATGAAAACCGATGAGATATGGAAAGTGAGCACCGGAAAGGGGGTCAAGGTTGCGGTCATCGATTCTGGTGTCAACCCTGAAACTCCTTCCCTGAAAGGGCAGGTACTCACGGACGAGGTGCCACGGACTGTCGCTTATGGGGCCACTGATGATTACGATGGCCATGGCACAACCATGGCGGAACTGATCGTCGGCACCGGCGCGGGTGGGGGCCTGAAGGGGCTTGCTCCCGGAGCCAGAATCGTGCCTTACCGGATCGTGTTCACCGATGTTCTGAAGGACAAGGCGGAGATAAGTAAGACTCCGAGCCCGGCCGAAGCGATCAGAGCAGCTGCTGACAGCGATGCCAAAATCATCAATATGTCATTTGGAAGCCCGGGTGACAACTCCGAAGTTGAGTCGGCCGTAAAGTATGCTCAGTCCAAGGGTAAATTGATGTTCGCCTCCGTGGGGAACGATGCGGAAAGAAAGAGCCTCATCGGATATCCTGCCGCCTATCCCTATGTAGTCGGTGTTGCTGCCTCGGACGAGTCCGGAAAGGTAGCGAAGTTTTCGGAGTACGGAAACTACGTCGACTTGGCAGCTCCTGGGATCGACATGCCCGGCTGGTGCGACGCAACCTTCCGCTCGTACTGCGATCAGGGAGGAACGAGCGCCGCCACCGCTCTCACCTCTGCCTCCGCCGCCCTTATCTGGTCCGCCCACCCCGACTGGACCGCCAACCAGGTCCTCGCCAGCCTTATCGACACCGCCGGCCGCGACTGGGCGAGGGACGACCCGAGTGTTTACCTCGGCTACGGCCTGATCCGTCCGCGCAAGGTCCTGATGGACGAGGACTTCAAGCCCGTCCCGCCCGGCACCGACCCGCTTGCCAAGGAGAACGCCACCGGAGTCCTGGACGAATCGGGCGACCCGGTGGCCTCCACCACCTCACCGTCTCCCCAGCCCCCGAAGGGTACGAAGGACACGTCGGACGACCAGAGCTCAACAGCCGCCTTCGACACGGGGACTTCCGACAACACCACCCTCTGGGTGACCCTCGGAGCCGCAGCGGTGGTCCTGGCGATCGGGGGCGGCGCCGTCGCCGTGATCCGCTCACGACGACGCGCATAG
- the mycP gene encoding type VII secretion-associated serine protease mycosin: protein MRRKRLRSLPLLTPAAATLLTAASLAIAPPAAAEDSFSDQCAYPNATYPGRPWSLQRVRLDELWSESRGKGVRVAVIDTGVDVKNPQLKNAVDVKSGRNFLPENLKDENGDPVDRGNENGTTDTVGHGTKVAGIIAARPADGTGFVGLAPEATIIPIQQNDAEGNGDTDSLARSIDYAVQAGAHVINISQDTAGAVEPDPKLEAVVEEALAKGVVVVASAGNDGVGGNTKKTYPASYEGVLAVAASDRNNERASFSQSGDFVGVAAPGVDIISTVPRGGHCADNGTSFSAPYVAGIAALIKAEHPNWTPRQIVAQIEQTAERTIAGHDRLVGWGVVDPVRALTEDDRPVESPRPDEGLTSAEAPTAAKLPLGETADERNARLATYVTVGAAVLVAGLGGTAVAIRDARRRPRTAGVRRDHTAM, encoded by the coding sequence ATGCGACGCAAGCGCCTTCGCTCCCTCCCCCTCCTCACGCCAGCCGCCGCGACCCTGCTGACGGCGGCCTCCCTGGCCATCGCGCCCCCGGCCGCCGCGGAGGACTCCTTCTCCGACCAGTGCGCATACCCCAACGCCACCTATCCGGGCCGCCCTTGGTCCCTCCAGCGCGTCCGGCTCGACGAGCTGTGGAGCGAGTCCAGGGGCAAGGGCGTACGGGTCGCCGTCATCGACACCGGCGTCGACGTGAAGAACCCCCAGCTGAAGAACGCGGTGGACGTGAAGAGCGGCCGCAACTTCCTGCCCGAGAACCTCAAGGACGAGAACGGCGACCCCGTCGACCGGGGCAACGAGAACGGCACCACCGACACCGTCGGCCACGGCACCAAGGTCGCCGGCATCATCGCCGCCCGGCCCGCCGACGGGACAGGCTTCGTGGGCCTGGCCCCCGAGGCGACCATCATCCCGATCCAGCAGAACGACGCGGAGGGCAACGGAGACACCGACAGCCTCGCCCGCTCGATCGACTACGCCGTCCAGGCCGGTGCGCACGTCATCAACATCTCCCAGGACACCGCGGGCGCCGTCGAACCGGACCCGAAGCTGGAAGCGGTGGTCGAGGAGGCCCTGGCCAAGGGGGTCGTCGTCGTCGCGTCGGCGGGCAACGACGGAGTCGGCGGCAACACCAAGAAGACCTACCCCGCCTCCTACGAGGGCGTCCTCGCCGTCGCCGCCTCCGACCGCAACAACGAACGCGCTTCCTTCTCCCAGTCGGGCGACTTCGTCGGCGTGGCGGCACCGGGCGTCGACATCATCTCCACCGTTCCCCGCGGAGGCCACTGCGCCGACAACGGCACCAGCTTCTCCGCGCCGTACGTCGCGGGCATCGCGGCGCTCATCAAGGCCGAGCACCCCAACTGGACCCCGCGCCAGATCGTCGCCCAGATCGAACAGACCGCGGAACGCACCATCGCCGGCCACGACCGCCTGGTCGGCTGGGGAGTGGTGGACCCGGTCCGCGCGCTGACGGAGGACGACCGGCCGGTCGAGTCCCCCCGGCCCGACGAAGGCCTGACCTCGGCCGAGGCGCCCACCGCGGCGAAGCTCCCGCTCGGCGAGACCGCCGACGAACGCAACGCCCGCCTTGCGACCTACGTCACCGTCGGTGCGGCGGTCCTGGTGGCAGGGCTGGGCGGAACGGCGGTGGCGATCCGGGACGCCCGCAGACGGCCCCGGACGGCGGGCGTTCGCAGGGACCACACTGCAATGTGA
- the eccB gene encoding type VII secretion protein EccB, giving the protein MASRRDQLNAYTFAKRRLLAAFVQSFPHGSDEGAPRPLRGVVPGLVIGVIVMAVFGAWGMFKPTAPKGWDTPNEKVIIASKSTTRYVVLKTGDEAQLHPVLNMASAKLLLAPGKGDVVTVSESLLDSGKFPHGLTIGIPYAPDRLPSDKEAGAAKRWAVCERPSAGGRSIQKAALVLADREKELTEGKQKLTGGELLYVAGPDGKRFVVDPGGTAYRIDEVDTGADLELLLRTVVGSGREPQRVSREWLATLHQGDPITFPDVGSTPGTPANAPGKLGESADKVGTVLKAFDNNKEQYYVVLPGRVAPVSAFVAQLLLFSKDLAQVGQAGQALDMSPGAIVPGEPFGTEHDWPTGTPEAVNSAADTKGSRNTVCNVLRGVGDKGATTLSTWAGTDFPADLPAGSSSAYVTPGSGQLYRQFKGAETKAGPVFLVTDTGLRYVLQSNADSATDDAGIGMSAEEKKQLEQEAQQAQTRLGYADVDPAPIPAAWSAFLPTGPRLSTAAARQPQGS; this is encoded by the coding sequence ATGGCATCTCGGCGGGATCAACTCAACGCCTACACCTTCGCGAAGCGCCGCTTGCTCGCGGCCTTCGTCCAGTCGTTCCCGCACGGTTCCGACGAAGGTGCGCCGCGCCCCCTGCGGGGCGTGGTGCCCGGACTCGTCATCGGCGTGATCGTCATGGCCGTGTTCGGCGCCTGGGGCATGTTCAAGCCCACCGCGCCCAAGGGCTGGGACACCCCCAACGAGAAAGTGATCATCGCCAGCAAGTCGACCACCCGGTACGTCGTCCTGAAGACCGGCGACGAGGCCCAACTGCACCCCGTGCTCAACATGGCGTCCGCCAAGCTCCTCCTCGCCCCCGGAAAGGGCGATGTCGTCACCGTGAGCGAATCGCTCCTGGACAGCGGCAAGTTCCCGCACGGCCTCACCATCGGCATCCCCTACGCCCCCGACCGTCTGCCCTCCGACAAGGAGGCGGGCGCCGCCAAGCGGTGGGCGGTCTGTGAGCGTCCGAGCGCGGGCGGCCGGTCCATCCAGAAGGCCGCACTGGTCCTCGCCGACCGCGAGAAGGAACTGACCGAGGGCAAGCAGAAGCTGACCGGCGGCGAACTGCTCTATGTGGCAGGCCCCGACGGCAAGCGCTTCGTCGTGGACCCGGGCGGCACGGCGTACCGGATCGACGAGGTGGACACCGGCGCCGACCTGGAACTGCTGCTGCGCACGGTCGTCGGCTCCGGACGCGAACCCCAGCGGGTGTCCCGCGAATGGCTGGCGACCCTCCACCAGGGCGACCCGATCACCTTCCCGGACGTCGGGAGCACGCCCGGCACACCCGCGAACGCCCCCGGCAAGCTCGGCGAGTCGGCCGACAAGGTCGGCACGGTGCTCAAGGCGTTCGACAACAACAAGGAGCAGTACTACGTCGTACTGCCCGGCCGGGTCGCGCCGGTGTCCGCCTTCGTCGCCCAACTCCTGCTGTTCAGCAAGGACCTGGCACAGGTCGGGCAGGCCGGCCAGGCACTGGACATGAGCCCCGGGGCGATCGTCCCGGGCGAGCCCTTCGGCACCGAACACGACTGGCCGACCGGCACCCCCGAAGCGGTCAACTCGGCGGCGGACACCAAGGGCAGCCGCAACACGGTCTGCAACGTCCTGCGCGGCGTCGGCGACAAGGGCGCCACCACCCTCAGCACCTGGGCGGGCACCGACTTCCCGGCCGACCTCCCCGCCGGTTCCTCCAGTGCCTACGTCACGCCCGGCTCCGGTCAGCTCTACCGCCAGTTCAAGGGCGCGGAGACGAAGGCGGGCCCCGTCTTCCTGGTCACCGACACCGGCCTCCGCTACGTCCTGCAGTCCAACGCGGACAGCGCCACCGACGACGCCGGGATCGGCATGTCGGCCGAGGAGAAGAAGCAGTTGGAGCAGGAGGCCCAGCAGGCCCAGACACGCCTGGGCTACGCCGACGTGGACCCCGCGCCGATCCCCGCCGCCTGGTCCGCGTTCCTCCCCACGGGCCCCCGCCTGTCCACGGCCGCGGCACGCCAGCCGCAGGGCTCGTAG
- the eccE gene encoding type VII secretion protein EccE, giving the protein MVAGTRASSRDRTGARGSAGPGSRATRQPSARGGPHLRLRAGRPGSFRLQRIVLLELAAAVLLTGWAIGTLALVPAAVVAVALVLPAFVRRRGRSLPEWVATARALRARRKRAPELVIAPGTEPGLAPALECDPSLRTYAYGGRERRPVGIIGDGTFVTAVVQVEGDATALRAERSRRPLPLALVRDALEVDGILLESAQIVLHTQPAPALHLPRQSVAVSNYAPLQEQTGAPAVRITWIALKVAPELCPEAVAARGGGLVGAQKCVVRVADHLVSRLTGAGFRATVLDEEELTSAIATSACANPLVTAEAGRADRHERRTEESSRSWRCDNRRHTTYWIRKWPHLGGDRGSSLPQFVARVTAVPALATTVSLTLARADRREMSLRGHLRITGRSAEELTEARRAVESAAREAGAALTRLDREQLPGVLATLPLGGVR; this is encoded by the coding sequence ATGGTTGCCGGAACGCGGGCCTCGAGCCGTGACCGGACGGGGGCACGCGGCTCCGCCGGACCGGGGTCGCGGGCGACGCGGCAGCCGTCCGCGCGAGGCGGTCCCCATCTCAGGCTGCGTGCGGGACGGCCGGGTTCGTTCCGGCTGCAACGGATCGTCCTGCTGGAGCTCGCGGCAGCCGTCCTCCTCACCGGGTGGGCCATCGGCACCCTGGCGCTGGTGCCCGCCGCCGTGGTCGCCGTCGCGTTGGTCCTGCCGGCCTTCGTCCGTCGCCGGGGCCGTTCCCTGCCCGAGTGGGTCGCCACGGCGCGGGCCCTGCGCGCCCGGCGGAAGCGCGCCCCGGAGCTGGTGATAGCGCCCGGCACCGAGCCGGGACTCGCCCCGGCCCTGGAGTGCGATCCGAGCCTGCGCACGTACGCGTACGGCGGCCGAGAGCGGCGGCCCGTCGGCATCATCGGGGACGGGACCTTCGTCACCGCGGTGGTGCAGGTGGAGGGGGACGCCACCGCCCTGCGCGCCGAGCGGAGCCGGCGGCCGCTGCCGCTGGCCCTGGTGCGGGACGCGCTCGAGGTGGACGGGATCCTCCTGGAGTCGGCGCAGATCGTGCTGCACACGCAGCCCGCGCCCGCGCTGCACCTGCCGCGTCAGTCCGTGGCCGTCAGCAATTACGCGCCGTTGCAGGAGCAGACCGGCGCTCCCGCGGTACGGATCACCTGGATCGCGTTGAAGGTCGCCCCGGAGCTGTGTCCGGAGGCCGTGGCGGCCCGGGGCGGGGGCCTGGTCGGCGCGCAGAAGTGCGTCGTACGGGTCGCCGACCACCTCGTCAGCCGGCTGACCGGCGCCGGGTTCCGCGCCACGGTGCTCGACGAGGAGGAGCTGACGTCGGCCATCGCCACGTCGGCCTGCGCCAACCCGCTGGTGACGGCCGAGGCGGGGCGGGCGGACCGGCACGAGAGGCGCACCGAGGAGTCCAGCCGGAGCTGGCGCTGCGACAACCGCAGGCACACCACGTACTGGATCCGCAAGTGGCCGCACCTGGGCGGCGACCGCGGGAGCTCGCTGCCCCAGTTCGTCGCGCGGGTCACGGCGGTTCCCGCGCTCGCCACCACGGTCAGCCTCACCCTCGCGCGCGCGGACCGGCGGGAGATGTCACTGCGGGGCCATCTGCGGATCACCGGGCGCAGCGCCGAGGAACTGACCGAAGCACGACGTGCGGTGGAGAGCGCCGCGCGGGAGGCCGGCGCGGCGCTGACGCGGCTCGACCGGGAGCAGCTGCCGGGCGTGCTCGCCACTCTGCCCCTCGGAGGTGTCCGATGA
- a CDS encoding RNA-guided endonuclease InsQ/TnpB family protein: MKIVTQVKLMPDAAQASALERTLGTVNDAANWVSEVAFEHGVPREYELRKHTYAELKARGLGAQATQHVIKKVRDSYTTLKANIRAGNLGKDGSRRRRKAESKPITFRPEAAQPYDDRCLSWQYDQRTVSIWTVDGRVKNIRFACSADALKLLQAHRQGESDLIERDGVFYLVATCDVPEAEQYEPDGFIGVDLGIENIATVSTGYLAAGRGLNRYRKRQLALRAKLQKKRTKSAKRRLKARSRKEARHAADQNHIISKRIVTEAERTGRGLSLEELKGIRNRVRLRKPQRVALHSWAFAQLGDFIVYKAERAGVPLVFVDPAYTSQTCAECGHVDKRNRVDQGLFICRGCGVVAHADRNASHNIATRGESVWNAGRESRVPATP, encoded by the coding sequence ATGAAGATCGTGACACAGGTCAAGCTCATGCCGGACGCCGCGCAGGCATCCGCGCTTGAGCGCACCCTGGGCACGGTCAACGACGCCGCGAACTGGGTGTCGGAGGTGGCGTTCGAGCACGGCGTGCCGCGCGAATACGAGCTGCGCAAGCACACCTACGCCGAACTCAAAGCCCGCGGGCTGGGAGCGCAGGCCACGCAACACGTCATCAAGAAGGTGCGCGACTCGTACACCACGCTCAAGGCCAACATCCGTGCCGGGAACCTCGGCAAGGACGGTTCCAGGCGTCGCCGCAAGGCCGAGTCCAAGCCGATCACCTTTCGCCCCGAGGCCGCCCAGCCGTATGACGACCGGTGCCTGAGCTGGCAGTACGACCAGCGGACCGTGTCCATCTGGACCGTGGACGGCCGGGTCAAGAACATCCGCTTCGCCTGCTCCGCCGACGCGCTCAAGCTGCTCCAGGCGCACCGGCAGGGCGAATCCGACCTGATCGAGCGCGACGGCGTATTCTACCTCGTCGCCACCTGTGACGTGCCCGAGGCCGAGCAATACGAGCCGGACGGCTTCATCGGCGTGGACCTCGGCATCGAGAACATCGCCACCGTCTCCACCGGCTACCTCGCCGCCGGGCGGGGGCTCAACCGGTACCGCAAGCGACAGCTTGCCCTGCGGGCCAAGCTCCAGAAGAAGCGCACCAAGAGCGCCAAGCGGCGGCTCAAGGCCCGTTCCCGCAAAGAGGCGCGGCACGCCGCCGACCAGAACCACATCATCTCCAAGAGGATCGTGACCGAGGCTGAACGCACCGGGCGCGGCCTGTCCCTCGAAGAACTCAAGGGCATCCGCAACCGGGTACGGCTCCGCAAGCCCCAACGGGTCGCACTCCACTCCTGGGCCTTCGCCCAGCTCGGAGACTTCATCGTCTACAAGGCCGAGCGGGCGGGCGTGCCCCTGGTCTTCGTCGATCCCGCGTACACGTCGCAGACGTGCGCCGAGTGCGGCCACGTCGACAAGCGCAACCGGGTCGACCAGGGGCTTTTCATCTGCCGGGGGTGCGGGGTCGTTGCCCACGCCGACCGGAACGCTTCCCACAACATCGCCACCCGTGGCGAGAGCGTGTGGAACGCGGGGCGTGAGTCACGCGTCCCTGCCACCCCATAA
- the tnpA gene encoding IS200/IS605 family transposase encodes MSPRWEPNPDIRRGRSVVHTLHAHLVFAPKHRRGPFTDEILRRCEEVMRDVCTDFGADLREFNGERDHVHLLVHYPPKVAVSRLVGSLKGVSARRLRQEFPGHIRTYLWGEHFWSPSYFAASCGGAPLTVIKEYIENQKRPG; translated from the coding sequence ATGTCACCACGCTGGGAACCAAACCCCGATATCCGCAGGGGTCGTAGCGTCGTCCACACCCTGCACGCGCACTTGGTCTTCGCCCCTAAGCACCGGCGCGGACCGTTCACCGACGAGATCCTTCGGCGCTGCGAAGAGGTCATGCGCGACGTGTGTACCGACTTCGGCGCGGACCTGCGGGAGTTCAACGGCGAACGCGATCACGTCCACCTGCTCGTGCACTACCCGCCCAAGGTCGCCGTCTCCCGGCTCGTAGGCTCCCTCAAGGGCGTCTCCGCCCGGCGCCTGCGGCAGGAGTTCCCCGGCCACATCCGCACGTACCTGTGGGGTGAGCACTTCTGGTCGCCGTCCTACTTCGCCGCCTCGTGCGGGGGCGCCCCGCTCACTGTCATCAAGGAGTACATCGAGAACCAGAAACGTCCCGGCTGA
- a CDS encoding SCO5717 family growth-regulating ATPase, protein MSSDRDGTRGGWATPGDDQPDAESSVEATGEFTIDYAPPAWYTQNASEGSGSGSFGPGADSSSPSPPSPSSSPSSPPPAPAPGVPFTPPAPPSEGPVGVPRLPAGSGFEPQQPSEGNERGEAPVPAPPSVPEPEPDSGNGDLESGATIRFSPAALKREIPEPESETAPEAEAEATPKPDARPESAEAQDGNDDVEVPEVADGLEDEDIAGVSGTSAEDGQDDADDSEGSEGPEDVAAVAEADAPAPGDVKPVVGDAPEGGVAGSDGADDGPEPPDGADSTDGTDSAPQDAVPASSGPPAPATWTPPAPPVAPPPPYPAAPAPASQWPAQPPQAPAAAPVQPMDAQVPAQQPPFQPQAPQPAPAAWNAPDGPTPPQHQAPVPPAPQAGYGFPQPGVPGPGAPAGYGFPPAGPGPAAPTPPAQPGGYGFPQQPPAQQPVPPQAQPQQPLPPQPQQPQAPQQGFPLQQPQPQSQPPHAGQPPQPPVDPRIGAAWPQPIQHDQRQQTNPGAAPLGYTAAVELSSDRLLNSKKQKAKSSRPAAGGSRFKLGGKKEEAERQRKLELIRTPVLSCYRIAVISLKGGVGKTTTTTALGATLASERQDKILAIDANPDAGTLGRRVRRETGATIRDLVQAIPHLNSYMDIRRFTSQAPSGLEIIANDVDPAVSTTFNDEDYRRAIDVLGKQYPVILTDSGTGLLYSAMRGVLDLADQLIIISTPSVDGASSASTTLDWLSAHGYADLVSRSLTVISGVRETGKMIKVDDIVSHFQTRCRGVIVVPFDEHLAAGAEVDLDMMRPKVREAYFNLASLVAEDFVRHQQSHGLWTSDGNPPPVAAPPLPGQYVPGQYAPGQHMPGQPYPGQPGPYPQQPQPGQPYAPPGHPGHPGHPGQPHPQQGQGHPQPPAPPGPAYPPQAAPGQPYPQPGYGYPYPGPPGHPEQHGGGQAPPPQAPPPQAPPPQAPPPQQ, encoded by the coding sequence GTGAGCAGCGATCGGGACGGGACGCGCGGGGGCTGGGCCACACCCGGCGATGACCAGCCCGACGCGGAGTCCTCCGTCGAGGCGACGGGCGAGTTCACCATCGACTACGCGCCGCCGGCCTGGTACACGCAGAATGCTTCGGAGGGGTCGGGGTCTGGGAGTTTCGGGCCGGGGGCCGATTCTTCGTCCCCTTCACCCCCTTCGCCTTCTTCGTCTCCCTCGTCTCCGCCGCCCGCTCCCGCGCCGGGGGTTCCGTTCACACCGCCGGCTCCGCCGTCCGAGGGGCCGGTCGGCGTGCCCAGGCTTCCGGCGGGGAGCGGTTTCGAGCCGCAGCAGCCTTCGGAAGGGAACGAGCGGGGCGAGGCACCCGTGCCCGCTCCCCCGTCCGTGCCCGAGCCGGAGCCCGACTCCGGTAACGGCGACCTCGAGAGCGGTGCCACCATCCGGTTCTCCCCCGCCGCCCTGAAGCGGGAGATCCCGGAGCCCGAGTCCGAGACCGCACCCGAGGCGGAGGCGGAGGCGACCCCGAAGCCGGATGCGCGGCCGGAGTCGGCCGAGGCTCAAGACGGGAACGATGACGTCGAGGTCCCCGAGGTCGCTGACGGTCTTGAGGACGAGGACATCGCCGGCGTCTCCGGAACGTCCGCGGAGGACGGTCAGGACGACGCGGACGACTCCGAGGGCTCCGAAGGCCCCGAAGACGTTGCCGCCGTGGCCGAGGCGGATGCGCCCGCACCCGGGGACGTCAAGCCGGTGGTGGGTGACGCGCCGGAGGGCGGCGTGGCCGGTTCTGACGGTGCGGACGACGGCCCGGAACCCCCAGACGGCGCAGACAGCACAGACGGCACAGACAGCGCACCTCAGGATGCCGTTCCGGCCTCCTCCGGCCCTCCGGCTCCGGCCACCTGGACTCCCCCGGCGCCGCCGGTGGCGCCGCCCCCTCCGTACCCCGCCGCCCCTGCGCCCGCGAGCCAGTGGCCCGCGCAGCCGCCGCAGGCCCCCGCGGCGGCACCGGTGCAGCCGATGGACGCGCAAGTACCCGCGCAGCAGCCGCCGTTCCAGCCGCAGGCTCCGCAGCCCGCGCCCGCCGCCTGGAACGCGCCGGACGGGCCGACGCCACCGCAGCACCAGGCGCCGGTCCCGCCCGCTCCGCAGGCCGGATACGGTTTCCCCCAGCCGGGCGTTCCCGGTCCCGGCGCCCCCGCCGGTTACGGGTTCCCGCCCGCCGGTCCCGGGCCGGCCGCCCCGACTCCCCCGGCCCAGCCGGGCGGTTACGGCTTCCCGCAGCAACCGCCTGCGCAGCAGCCCGTACCGCCGCAGGCGCAGCCCCAGCAGCCCCTGCCGCCGCAGCCTCAGCAACCGCAGGCCCCCCAGCAGGGGTTCCCCCTCCAGCAGCCCCAGCCCCAGTCCCAGCCCCCGCACGCCGGTCAGCCGCCGCAGCCGCCCGTCGACCCCCGCATCGGGGCCGCCTGGCCGCAGCCGATCCAGCACGACCAGCGGCAGCAGACCAACCCCGGTGCCGCGCCGCTCGGTTACACCGCGGCCGTGGAACTGTCCTCGGACCGGCTGCTCAACAGCAAGAAGCAGAAGGCGAAGAGCAGTCGGCCGGCCGCGGGCGGGTCGCGTTTCAAACTGGGCGGAAAGAAGGAGGAGGCCGAGCGGCAGCGGAAGCTGGAGCTGATCCGTACACCGGTGCTGTCCTGCTACCGGATCGCCGTGATCAGCCTCAAGGGCGGTGTCGGCAAGACGACCACGACCACCGCGCTCGGCGCCACCCTCGCCAGTGAGCGGCAGGACAAGATCCTCGCGATCGACGCCAACCCGGACGCCGGCACGCTCGGCCGCCGGGTGCGGCGGGAGACCGGGGCCACCATCCGTGACCTGGTGCAGGCGATCCCCCACCTCAACTCGTACATGGACATCCGGCGGTTCACCTCCCAGGCCCCCTCCGGTCTGGAGATCATCGCCAACGACGTCGACCCTGCCGTCTCGACGACCTTCAACGACGAGGACTACCGGCGGGCCATCGACGTGCTGGGCAAGCAGTACCCGGTCATCCTCACCGACTCCGGTACGGGTCTGCTCTACAGCGCCATGCGCGGGGTACTGGACCTGGCCGATCAGCTCATCATCATCTCGACGCCGTCCGTGGACGGCGCGAGCAGCGCCAGCACGACGCTGGACTGGCTGTCGGCCCACGGGTACGCGGATCTCGTCTCGCGGTCGCTCACGGTCATCTCGGGTGTGCGCGAGACCGGAAAGATGATCAAGGTCGACGACATCGTGTCGCACTTCCAGACCCGTTGCCGGGGTGTGATCGTCGTACCGTTCGACGAGCATCTGGCCGCCGGTGCGGAGGTCGATCTCGACATGATGCGGCCGAAGGTGCGGGAGGCGTACTTCAACCTCGCGTCGCTGGTCGCCGAGGACTTCGTCCGGCACCAGCAGTCGCACGGCCTGTGGACCTCCGACGGCAACCCGCCGCCGGTCGCCGCCCCGCCGCTGCCGGGGCAGTACGTCCCGGGGCAGTACGCCCCGGGTCAGCACATGCCGGGACAGCCGTACCCCGGACAGCCGGGCCCGTACCCCCAGCAGCCGCAGCCCGGCCAGCCGTACGCTCCTCCCGGCCACCCCGGCCACCCCGGCCACCCCGGTCAGCCCCACCCGCAGCAGGGCCAGGGCCACCCCCAGCCCCCCGCACCGCCCGGCCCGGCATACCCGCCGCAGGCCGCTCCCGGCCAGCCGTACCCCCAGCCCGGCTACGGCTATCCGTACCCGGGCCCGCCCGGCCACCCGGAGCAGCACGGCGGGGGGCAGGCACCACCCCCGCAGGCACCGCCTCCGCAGGCACCGCCTCCGCAGGCACCGCCCCCACAGCAGTAG